One region of Salvelinus namaycush isolate Seneca chromosome 3, SaNama_1.0, whole genome shotgun sequence genomic DNA includes:
- the LOC120036147 gene encoding reticulophagy regulator 3-like — MAHTEGLENAMGECSGKQGSTLGLRSRPCSSERDGQVRVVKASLQKRLGPYEPMLTYLQSVLVWERPFQSVLLYTVVNVVFWFFALTSLRLLFLLSSGLLVFICVDSWRNKIWPEIRVRKPDESENESWGLVQPGVLSVPELCHHIAEVWVSGLAFTSSLVQFKRHNPGKFCLLTCALLTCLVMVGRYIPGLVLSYSAVLAVLLCPLAAYHRVWQRVCVKLEPALQWLDFSVRGYMTSKPIDNQFLRKPIRGAASGDASDSEEELAAFCPTFDDAIVAKELAMTDSEHSDAEVSYTDNGTFNLSRGQTPLTEGSEDFDRHSDNEESFARDLNDFPSINPDATLMDDDDDSCIGLPSLGLRSGRTGPRTTAELLDVESHLDSDQDDEELSFGGLPTASDFLGGDLAGIIASNMIQAALAGAMQPRPPAARRERVGPTRAGAHRGYRKQSSSELDTDLDGEDFEMLDQSELNQMDSFGGAGGRGGGQGGGQESSFLSNLLGKPQ, encoded by the exons ATGGCGCATACGGAAGGACTGGAAAATGCCATGGGAGAGTGTTCAGGAAAACAGGGGTCGACTCTTGGCCTGAGAAGTCGACCATGCTCCAGCGAAAGAGATGGCCAGGTCCGCGTTGTTAAAGCCTCGCTTCAGAAGAGACTCGGACCTTACGAGCCGATGTTGACCTACCTACAGTCCGTTCTGGTGTGGGAAAGGCCGTTTCAGAGTGTGCTACTGTACACAGTGGTTAACGTTGTGTTCTG GTTCTTTGCCCTGACCTCGCTGCGCCTGCTCTTCCTGCTGTCCTCTGGCCTGCTTGTTTTCATCTGCGTTGACAGCTGGAGGAACAAGATCTGGCCTGAGATCAGAG TTAGAAAACCTGATGAGTCTGAAAATGAAAG CTGGGGCCTGGTGCAGCCAGGGGTGCTCAGTGTTCCAGAGCTGTGTCACCACATTGCTGAGGTCTGGGTCTCTGGGCTGGCCTTCACATCCAGCCTGGTGCAGTTCAAACGCCACAACCCTGGCAAG TTCTGCCTCCTGACCTGTGCCCTCTTGACCTGTCTGGTCATGGTTGGACGGTACATTCCTGGACTGGTGCTCTCTTACTCTGCAG TGCTGGCTGTTCTGCTGTGCCCCCTGGCAGCATACCACCGAGTGTGGCAGCGTGTGTGCGTGAAGCTGGAGCCGGCCCTGCAGTGGCTGGACTTCAGCGTTCGCGGGTATATGACGTCAAAGCCCATCGACAACCAGT TCCTCCGCAAGCCAATTCGGGGTGCAGCATCCGGTGATGCCAGTGACAGTGAGGAGGAGCTTGCTGCATTCTGCCCGACG TTTGACGATGCTATAGTGGCCAAAGAACTTGCGATGACTGACTCTGAGCACTCTGACGCTGAGGTCTCGTACACAGACAATGGGACCTTTAATCTGTCCCGTGGCCAGACTCCTCTCACAGAGGGCTCAGAAG ATTTTGATAGACACAGTGACAATGAGGAGTCGTTTGCACGAGACCTCAATGACTTCCCCTCCATCAACCCAGATGCCACCCTGATGGACGACGACGACGACTCATGCATCGGGCTGCCCAGCCTGGGTCTTCGGTCTGGGCGGACTGGCCCCCGAACCACGGCCGAGCTGCTGGATGTGGAATCCCACCTGGACTCTGACCAGGACGACGAGGAGCTCTCCTTCGGCGGCCTCCCCACTGCTTCTGACTTCCTCGGAGGTGACCTGGCTGGAATCATCGCTAGCAACATGATTCAGGCGGCATTGGCTGGTGCCATGCAGCCTCGTCCCCCTGCCGCCCGCAGAGAGAGGGTGGGGCCCACCAGAGCAGGGGCCCATAGGGGCTACCGCAAGCAGTCTAGCTCGGAGCTGGACACGGACTTGGACGGAGAGGACTTTGAGATGCTGGACCAGTCGGAGCTGAACCAGATGGATTCCTTTGGGGGTGCAGGAGGACGGGGAGGAGGGCAGGGTGGGGGACAGGAGTCCAGCTTCCTCTCCAACCTACTGGGGAAACCACAGTGA